The following are encoded in a window of Deinococcus roseus genomic DNA:
- a CDS encoding ABC transporter substrate-binding protein, translated as MKHMPMKHTPMKPLHRHLIMLALLSAATASAQEKVNLRFTTWAGGDGLKLLQTLATEFGKKNPNINVEVESIPFASYDQKLTVQMAGGTSPDAGWVAERSAPAYMASKSLLDLSGYVKANSNMLISDYAPASMTLWKQGNGIYGLPFSFSPVFMYYNKDLFQKAGIPTPSELLAQKKWNYAAFEASAAAIKKASPNAYGGTLLRLDPSNWAAGILAAMYSSGGDIFNKDLSTCQMNSAGTVQAFEMMQRMIKDGSAPKLGEQVTFASGNLGMYADQVSYSGQLSTVKFKWDIVPMPSGPKGQHTLLGQAGYAVFSGSKHPKEATQFVAFLSSAAIMKRTAQFFPPPRRSILSSDTYLNSNPLIPAASLRAAVIKQVSGARALIVPANWAQVNDVVVRNMERIFRPSANVKDELNQVCSEINPLLK; from the coding sequence ATGAAACACATGCCCATGAAACACACCCCCATGAAACCGCTGCACAGACACCTGATCATGCTCGCCCTTTTGAGCGCCGCCACCGCTTCCGCACAGGAAAAAGTCAATCTGCGCTTCACCACCTGGGCAGGAGGAGACGGCCTGAAGTTGCTGCAGACCCTCGCCACAGAATTCGGCAAGAAGAACCCCAACATCAATGTAGAAGTGGAGTCCATTCCATTCGCCAGTTACGACCAGAAACTCACCGTGCAGATGGCGGGCGGAACCAGCCCGGATGCTGGCTGGGTGGCAGAACGCTCTGCACCTGCTTACATGGCTTCAAAATCCCTGCTGGACCTCAGCGGTTACGTGAAAGCCAACAGCAACATGCTGATCAGCGACTATGCTCCGGCCTCCATGACGCTCTGGAAACAGGGAAATGGCATTTATGGACTGCCTTTCTCTTTCTCTCCGGTCTTCATGTACTACAACAAGGACCTGTTCCAGAAAGCCGGAATTCCCACGCCTTCGGAGCTGCTGGCCCAGAAGAAATGGAATTACGCAGCTTTTGAAGCGAGCGCAGCCGCCATCAAAAAAGCCAGTCCCAATGCTTATGGGGGCACCCTGCTGCGCCTGGACCCCTCCAACTGGGCTGCGGGCATCCTGGCCGCCATGTATTCCAGCGGAGGAGACATCTTCAACAAAGACCTCAGCACCTGCCAGATGAACAGTGCAGGCACCGTGCAGGCCTTCGAGATGATGCAACGCATGATCAAAGACGGCAGTGCCCCCAAACTCGGGGAGCAGGTCACCTTTGCCAGCGGAAACCTGGGGATGTACGCAGATCAGGTGTCTTACTCCGGGCAGCTCAGCACCGTGAAATTCAAATGGGACATCGTGCCGATGCCCAGCGGCCCCAAAGGACAGCACACCCTGCTGGGACAGGCGGGTTACGCGGTGTTCAGTGGTTCCAAACACCCCAAGGAAGCCACCCAGTTTGTGGCTTTCCTGTCCAGTGCGGCCATCATGAAGCGCACCGCCCAGTTCTTCCCCCCACCCCGCCGCAGCATTCTGAGCAGTGACACCTACCTGAACTCCAACCCCCTGATTCCTGCAGCAAGCCTGCGTGCCGCCGTGATCAAACAGGTCAGCGGGGCCAGAGCCCTGATCG